CGTTTGAGGATATTATTACTGATATTATGTGGGAGATATAAATATGACTAGAGAAGAAATAGAGAATAAGATTAGGGAGATTCATGGCACAGATGAGGAACAATTAGAGTTTATACTATCAGATAATAAGAGAATTCAAGTAACTGCTAGTGCAGGTTGTGGCAAGACAAAGACTATGATAAGTAAAATTGCATATGAGTTAATTACCACACCAAACCTAAACCATAAGAAGATATTGGCTCTTACTTTTAGTGTAAATGCATCCACAAAGATAAAAGAGGATACTGCATCAATATTACCTCAAATTATTGGTGATGAAGATTTTGATGTTGAGAATAAATTAGATGTATCGAATTATCATGGTTTTTCAACCAAATTATTATTTAAGCATGGATATATATTCCATGAGAACTTGAAAAGTGTTGAAGGATTCACTATTGTTCCAGAAACGGCTGCTGTTGTAAATAGACACCTTATTGCTCAAGATGTAAGGATGTTAACAGAGTTTACTGAAGCACTTAAAGCTGTTGATAAAGCAAAAGTGGATGAGTTAATTGAAGATTATAGGAAACTTCTTATTGAAAAGCTGATTCCAAATAATGTGATTACATATAATGGTCTATTAATATTGGGGAGTGAGTTACTCTCAAACCCTCACATCAAGAACTTCTATACAAAGTATTATCCAATGGTTATTGTAGATGAATTTCAGGACACCAATTATCTTGCCTATAAAATAATATGTAATCTGATTGGTGATAACAAGATGATACTAATGGGTGATGATATCCAAAAGATATATGGTTTTCTTGGGGCTATTCCTAATTTATTTGAGGATATGAAGACTGAGTTTGATATGATGCCAATGGAGTTCAAAACCAATTATAGATTTCAGGATAATCCGAAGATGTTACAGCTTGATAATTATATAAGAGAAATATTCAAGCAATATGATGATATGGATTCATTTGAGGAGACTGCTGAAATAAACTTTGGCTTTTACACATCTGAAAGAGGTGAAGTTGATAAGATATACTCAGGGTTAATTGAAAAGACCCAAGGAGATAATACTGCTGCTGTGCTAGTGAATATCAACAGAAGTTCCACATGGATTATAGATAAACTTGAAGAGAATAATATCACTTATTTTAATGGTTTATTTAAAGATACTGATGTTGATTATCAAAAGTTTCATAAAATTGCTTTTGATAAGTTTGTGAGAGAAAGTGGAATAGGGCGGTCTGTTTCTTCAAGAGTAATGAATTCAGTGATAGCAGAGATGGAAGCAGAACAGATAGCAATAGTTACAGATATTATTGTATTCAATTCATTAATGCGATTATTGAAGGCTTTATTTGAAAAGACTAAATCATCATCTTTAAGTAGAGCTGAGAAGTATGACAAAATATCTTTTACGCTTAGTAATGGAAGTTTGAAAAGGTTGATGAATGAAATCGATGAAAAAATTGTTATTACAACTATTCACGGCTCAAAAGGTCTTGAATGGGACTATATTTTCATTCCTCAAATTACAAGTGGTGCATTTCCGATATATATAAGTGGAGGGTCGCTTTGTAAGACATGTAAAGATGATAGTAGTGG
This sequence is a window from Vallitaleaceae bacterium 9-2. Protein-coding genes within it:
- a CDS encoding ATP-dependent helicase, with product MTREEIENKIREIHGTDEEQLEFILSDNKRIQVTASAGCGKTKTMISKIAYELITTPNLNHKKILALTFSVNASTKIKEDTASILPQIIGDEDFDVENKLDVSNYHGFSTKLLFKHGYIFHENLKSVEGFTIVPETAAVVNRHLIAQDVRMLTEFTEALKAVDKAKVDELIEDYRKLLIEKLIPNNVITYNGLLILGSELLSNPHIKNFYTKYYPMVIVDEFQDTNYLAYKIICNLIGDNKMILMGDDIQKIYGFLGAIPNLFEDMKTEFDMMPMEFKTNYRFQDNPKMLQLDNYIREIFKQYDDMDSFEETAEINFGFYTSERGEVDKIYSGLIEKTQGDNTAAVLVNINRSSTWIIDKLEENNITYFNGLFKDTDVDYQKFHKIAFDKFVRESGIGRSVSSRVMNSVIAEMEAEQIAIVTDIIVFNSLMRLLKALFEKTKSSSLSRAEKYDKISFTLSNGSLKRLMNEIDEKIVITTIHGSKGLEWDYIFIPQITSGAFPIYISGGSLCKTCKDDSSGTQYQKRCEFTFPSYLKSGFEEQLSLFYVAITRARKDVYMFANTENNPWGYPKKRSCFTALPNLTRNKDF